One genomic window of Microtus ochrogaster isolate Prairie Vole_2 unplaced genomic scaffold, MicOch1.0 UNK41, whole genome shotgun sequence includes the following:
- the LOC101981784 gene encoding olfactory receptor 51L1 — translation MLAWNSSDVTEPMFILKGFPGLEYVHSWLSVPFCLAYLIALIGNVTILSVIWVEPSLHQPMYYFLSILALTDLGMSMSTLPTMLTVLWLDVREIHASACYAQLFFIHTFTFLESSVLLAMAFDRFVAICRPLHYSTILTNSAIGKIGMACLLRSMGVVLPTPLLLRRYHYCHINTLSHAFCLHQDVLRLSCTSARVNSVYGLCVVIATLGVDSVFIFISYALILNAVLSIASREERLKALNTCVSHICVVLIFFVPVIGVSMVHRFGKHLSPIVHILMADIYLLLPPVLNPVVYSVRTKQIRLGILRKFRVRRF, via the coding sequence ATGCTTGCCTGGAATAGCAGTGATGTTACAGAGCCCATGTTTATCCTGAAGGGTTTTCCTGGACTGGAGTATGTCCACTCTTGGCTCTCAGTGCCTTTCTGCCTTGCATATTTGATAGCACTCATTGGTAATGTGACCATTCTTTCTGTTATCTGGGTAGAGCCCTCACTCCATCAGCCAATGTACTATTTCCTGTCCATCTTGGCTCTGACAGACCTAGGTATGTCCATGTCTACACTTCCCACAATGCTTACAGTGCTGTGGTTGGATGTTCGAGAGATCCACGCAAGTGCTTGCTATGCTCAGTTGTTCTTCATCCACACATTCACGTTTCTGGAGTCCTCCGTGCTTCTGGCTATGGCCTTTGACCGTTTTGTTGCCATCTGCCGTCCTTTACACTATTCTACCATCCTCACCAACAGTGCAATTGGCAAGATTGGTATGGCCTGCTTGTTACGAAGCATGGGAGTTGTTCTGCCCACACCGCTGTTACTAAGACGTTATCACTATTGCCACATCAATACCCTCTCCCATGCCTTCTGCTTGCACCAAGATGTTCTAAGGTTGTCCTGTACCAGTGCCAGGGTCAACAGCGTTTATGGACTTTGTGTAGTTATTGCTACACTAGGTGTGGATTCAgtcttcatatttatttcttatgctcTTATTCTGAATGCAGTTCTGAGTATTGCATCCCGCGAAGAGCGACTAAAGGCGCTGAACACATGTGTTTCCCATATCTGTGTGGTGCTCATCTTCTTTGTACCAGTTATTGGGGTGTCAATGGTTCATCGCTTTGGAAAACATCTCTCTCCCATAGTCCACATTCTCATGGCTGACATCTACCTGCTTCTTCCCCCAGTGCTTAACCCCGTTGTCTACAGCGTGAGGACAAAACAGATTCGTCTAGGAATTCTCCGCAAGTTTAGGGTAAGAAGGTTTTAA
- the LOC101982067 gene encoding olfactory receptor 51G2-like, whose product MSVINDSTLYPRFLLTGFPGLETRYGLISIPIFLVYATSIAGNITILFIIRTESSLHQPMYYFLSMLALTDLGLSTTTLPTMFSVFWFQAREIPFNACLVQMYFIHVFSIIESAVLLAMAFDRFVAIREPLRYAAILTNSVIVGIGFAIAGRALALVFPASFLLKRLQYRVINILSYPFCLHQDLIKTTVSSRWVSSIYGLMVVIFSMGLDSLLLLLSYILILGTVLSIASKAERIKALNTCISHICAVLTFYTPMIGLSMIRRYGQNASPIVHVLMANVYLLVPPLMNPIVYSVKTKQIRDRILRKLKKAKV is encoded by the coding sequence ATGTCTGTCATCAATGATTCTACTCTGTACCCTCGATTCCTTTTGACTGGTTTCCCAGGCCTTGAAACTAGATATGGCTTGATTTCTATTCCTATATTCTTGGTTTATGCCACTTCTATTGCAGGAAATATTACCATCTTGTTCATTATCAGAACTGAGTCTTCCCTCCATCAGCCAATGTACTACTTTTTATCTATGCTAGCACTCACTGACCTGGGCCTCTCTACTACGACCTTACCTACAATGTTCAGTGTGTTTTGGTTCCAAGCCCGGGAGATCCCTTTCAATGCTTGTCTGGTCCAGATGTACTTCATTCATGTTTTCTCAATCATTGAGTCAGCTGTGCTCTTGGCCATGGCCTTTGACCGCTTTGTAGCAATACGAGAACCTCTGCGCTATGCAGCTATTCTAACCAACAGTGTCATTGTTGGAATCGGCTTCGCAATTGCTGGAAGAGCCTTAGCCCTGgtctttcctgcctccttcctcttgAAGAGGCTCCAATATCGGGTTATTAATATACTCTCCTACCCCTTCTGCCTGCATCAGGACCTCATAAAGACAACCGTATCCAGTCGCTGGGTCAGCAGCATCTATGGCCTCATGGTGGTCATCTTCTCCATGGGACTGGATTCTTTGCTTCTCCTCCTGTCCTATATTCTCATCCTGGGCACTGTGTTGAGTATCGCCTCCAAAGCAGAGAGGATTAAAGCCCTCAACACTTGTATTTCCCATATCTGTGCTGTACTCACATTCTATACACCAATGATTGGGCTATCTATGATCCGTCGCTATGGGCAGAATGCTTCCCCAATTGTCCACGTGCTCATGGCCAATGTATACCTTCTAGTTCCCCCGCTCATGAACCCTATTGTCTATAGTGTGAAAACCAAGCAGATTCGTGACAGAATCCTGAGGAAACTGAAGAAAGCTAAAGTTTAG